One genomic segment of Ricinus communis isolate WT05 ecotype wild-type chromosome 5, ASM1957865v1, whole genome shotgun sequence includes these proteins:
- the LOC8273408 gene encoding protein LIGHT-DEPENDENT SHORT HYPOCOTYLS 10, producing MSGERGKDLAEGSSELHQQHQPATPSRYESQKRRDWNTFGQYLKNQRPPVPLSQCNCNHVLDFLRYLDQFGKTKVHLQGCMFYGQPEPPAPCTCPLRQAWGSLDALIGRLRAAYEENGGSPETNPFASGAIRVFLREVRDCQAKARGIPYKKKKKKPSPSKGNIDESTSAFHFS from the coding sequence ATGTCGGGTGAAAGAGGAAAAGATTTAGCGGAAGGATCCAGTGAACTCCATCAGCAACACCAACCAGCTACTCCAAGCAGGTATGAATCCCAGAAAAGGAGGGACTGGAACACGTTTGGTCAGTACTTGAAGAATCAGAGGCCACCAGTACCACTTTCTCAATGCAATTGCAACCATGTTCTTGATTTCCTTCGATATCTTGATCAGTTTGGTAAGACTAAGGTTCATCTACAAGGCTGCATGTTTTATGGGCAACCTGAGCCCCCTGCTCCATGTACTTGTCCACTACGCCAAGCTTGGGGTAGCCTGGATGCTCTTATTGGTAGGCTTCGAGCTGCCTACGAAGAGAATGGAGGATCACCGGAGACAAACCCGTTTGCTAGTGGTGCCATTCGAGTTTTTCTTAGGGAGGTTAGGGATTGTCAAGCTAAGGCAAGAGGGATCCCatacaagaagaagaagaagaagcctAGTCCAAGCAAGGGGAATATTGATGAATCAACCTCCGCCTTTCACTTCTCTTAG
- the LOC8273407 gene encoding N-acetyl-D-glucosamine kinase isoform X1, which produces MKRYRNGEIWDFEHEIPVSGNNPVILGLDGGTTSTVCICMPILPFSTPLPDPLPVLARAVAGCSNHNSVGETAARETLEEVMADALLKSGSNRSAVQAVCLAVSGVNHPNDVQRILNWLRDIFPNHVKLYVQNDAVAALASGTMGKLHGCVLIAGTGTIAYGFTEDGKEARAAGAGPILGDWGSGYGIAAQALTAVVRAYDGRGPQTILTSSILQTLGLSSPDELIGWTYADPSWARIAALVPVVVSCAEAGDEVANKILQVSVEELALSVKAVVQRLGLCGEDGNSSFPLVMVGGVLEANKRWDIGKEVVNCIYRDYPGALPIRPKVEPAVGAALLAWNFSMKEIHKEAYKR; this is translated from the exons ATGAAGAGGTACAGAAATGGCGAAATCTGGGATTTCGAACACGAAATTCCAGTGTCTGGGAATAATCCAGTGATATTAGGATTGGATGGTGGAACAACATCAACAGTCTGCATTTGTATGCCAATTCTACCCTTCTCCACTCCTCTTCCCGACCCACTTCCCGTACTTGCTCGTGCCGTCGCCGGCTGCTCTAATCACAACAGTGTTGGCG AAACTGCTGCTAGAGAAACACTTGAGGAAGTCATGGCTGATGCCCTTTTAAAATCAGGTTCCAATCGTTCTGCAGTTCAAGCTGTTTGTCTAGCTGTTTCAGGTGTTAACCATCCAAACGATGTGCAAAGAATTTTGAATTGGCTTAG GGACATATTCCCCAATCATGTAAAGCTATATGTTCAAAATGATGCTGTGGCAGCTTTGGCAAGTGGAACAATGGGAAAGCTTCATGGCTGTGTTTTAATTGCTGGTACAGGGACTATCGCTTATGGATTCACTGAAGATGGCAAAGAAGCTCGGGCTGCAGGTGCAGGACCCATCTTAGGTGACTGGGGAAG TGGATATGGAATAGCTGCACAAGCATTAACAGCAGTGGTAAGGGCCTATGATGGTCGTGGTCCTCAAACAATTCTCACATCTAGTATTTTGCAGACTCTTGGTCTTTCTTCTCCAGATGAACTTATTGG GTGGACATATGCAGATCCATCTTGGGCTCGTATTGCAGCGCTTGTTCCAGTCGTTGTATCTTGTGCAGAGGCTGGTGATGAAGTAGCAAATAAAATCTTGCAGGTTTCTGTTGAAGAGTTGGCTTTAAGTGTGAAAGCTGTTGTTCAAAGGCTTGGCTTGTGCGGCGAAG ATGGAAATTCTTCTTTTCCCCTAGTCATGGTTGGTGGTGTTCTTGAGGCAAATAAGAGGTGGGACATAGGGAAAGAGGTTGTAAACTGCATCTACAGAGACTACCCTGGGGCTCTTCCTATCCGGCCAAAG GTAGAGCCTGCAGTAGGGGCAGCATTGTTAGCCTGGAACTTTTCCATGAAAGAGATTCACAAGGAAGCTTACAAAAGATGA
- the LOC8273407 gene encoding N-acetyl-D-glucosamine kinase isoform X2, with the protein MKRYRNGEIWDFEHEIPVSGNNPVILGLDGGTTSTVCICMPILPFSTPLPDPLPVLARAVAGCSNHNSVGETAARETLEEVMADALLKSGSNRSAVQAVCLAVSGVNHPNDVQRILNWLRDIFPNHVKLYVQNDAVAALASGTMGKLHGCVLIAGTGTIAYGFTEDGKEARAAGAGPILGDWGRWTYADPSWARIAALVPVVVSCAEAGDEVANKILQVSVEELALSVKAVVQRLGLCGEDGNSSFPLVMVGGVLEANKRWDIGKEVVNCIYRDYPGALPIRPKVEPAVGAALLAWNFSMKEIHKEAYKR; encoded by the exons ATGAAGAGGTACAGAAATGGCGAAATCTGGGATTTCGAACACGAAATTCCAGTGTCTGGGAATAATCCAGTGATATTAGGATTGGATGGTGGAACAACATCAACAGTCTGCATTTGTATGCCAATTCTACCCTTCTCCACTCCTCTTCCCGACCCACTTCCCGTACTTGCTCGTGCCGTCGCCGGCTGCTCTAATCACAACAGTGTTGGCG AAACTGCTGCTAGAGAAACACTTGAGGAAGTCATGGCTGATGCCCTTTTAAAATCAGGTTCCAATCGTTCTGCAGTTCAAGCTGTTTGTCTAGCTGTTTCAGGTGTTAACCATCCAAACGATGTGCAAAGAATTTTGAATTGGCTTAG GGACATATTCCCCAATCATGTAAAGCTATATGTTCAAAATGATGCTGTGGCAGCTTTGGCAAGTGGAACAATGGGAAAGCTTCATGGCTGTGTTTTAATTGCTGGTACAGGGACTATCGCTTATGGATTCACTGAAGATGGCAAAGAAGCTCGGGCTGCAGGTGCAGGACCCATCTTAGGTGACTGGGGAAG GTGGACATATGCAGATCCATCTTGGGCTCGTATTGCAGCGCTTGTTCCAGTCGTTGTATCTTGTGCAGAGGCTGGTGATGAAGTAGCAAATAAAATCTTGCAGGTTTCTGTTGAAGAGTTGGCTTTAAGTGTGAAAGCTGTTGTTCAAAGGCTTGGCTTGTGCGGCGAAG ATGGAAATTCTTCTTTTCCCCTAGTCATGGTTGGTGGTGTTCTTGAGGCAAATAAGAGGTGGGACATAGGGAAAGAGGTTGTAAACTGCATCTACAGAGACTACCCTGGGGCTCTTCCTATCCGGCCAAAG GTAGAGCCTGCAGTAGGGGCAGCATTGTTAGCCTGGAACTTTTCCATGAAAGAGATTCACAAGGAAGCTTACAAAAGATGA
- the LOC8273406 gene encoding R3H domain-containing protein 1 produces the protein MESTQAITDKESMVDPFLVEALQNPRHRLTILRMELDIQRFLQNPVQQQFEFQHFPTSYLRLAAHRVAQHYGLITMVQDNSFDGLVNKILVKKTAEIRYPAVRLCEIPAKQWESDKSEQVKIVIRPRPNKGSTNEFNEFGVKQDPVRSVEERKEEYDRARARIFSSPSSTNLDDVVSQGSIDRKSTNPSKDELENCRYSANDPEKNINPRDGAPSRVAIFRDREKDRTDPDYDRSYDRYIRSLPTNQSFNLAPLNMQKIQLPFIPYDTGFPQLGQMPRTQNSLSYQPAASPVMSPFCAVGSNQTSRDPAYVQWPSASMMYAHSYEQFRHAVFQAPFCQQPLSFEYSQNH, from the exons ATGGAGTCCACACAAGCAATCACTGACAAGGAATCAATGGTCGATCCCTTCTTAGTCGAGGCTCTCCAAAACCCACGTCATCGTCTCACAA TTTTAAGGATGGAACTTGATATCCAGAGATTTCTTCAAAATCCTGTTCAACAACAATTTGAATTCCAACATTTCCCTACTTCCTACCTTAGGCTTGCAGCACATCGTGTTGCTCAACACTATGGGCTTATAACCATGGTACAGGATAATAGCTTTGATGGTCTGGTGAATAAAATTCTGGTGAAGAAAACTGCAGAAATCAGATATCCTGCTGTGCGTTTATGTGAAATCCCTGCTAAACAGTGGGAAAGTGATAAATCTGAGCAGGTTAAGATTGTCATTAGGCCTCGACCTAATAAAGGCTCTACAAATGAATTTAATGAATTTGGAGTCAAACAAGATCCTGTGAGAAGTGTGGAAGAGCGAAAGGAAGAGTATGACAGGGCACGTGCTCGCATCTTCAGTAGCCCTAGCAGTACCAATTTGGATGATGTAGTATCTCAGGGTTCTATAGATAGAAAAAGCACAAATCCAAGCAAGGATGAGCTTGAAAATTGCAGGTACTCTGCAAACGATccagaaaaaaatattaatcccAGGGATGGTGCACCATCTCGAGTTGCCATTTTCAGAGATAGGGAGAAGGACCGTACTGACCCAGACTATGATCGGAGTTATGACAG GTACATTAGGAGCCTCCCGACCAACCAGAGCTTTAACTTGGCACCTCTAAATATGCAGAAGATTCAACTTCCATTTATTCCATATGATACTGGTTTCCCTCAGTTGGGTCAGATGCCAAGGACTCAAAATTCTCTTAGCTACCAGCCTGCTGCAAGTCCAGTTATGAGCCCCTTTTGTGCTGTGGGATCAAATCAAACGTCAAGAGACCCTGCATATGTTCAATGGCCAAGTGCTTCAATGATGTATGCACATTCATACGAGCAATTTAGACATGCTGTTTTCCAG GCTCCTTTCTGTCAGCAACCTCTAAGTTTCGAGTACTCTCAAAACCATTAA